From one Henningerozyma blattae CBS 6284 chromosome 1, complete genome genomic stretch:
- the TBLA0A07940 gene encoding uncharacterized protein, with amino-acid sequence MSTNNPFRTPLGHSETKPIDTKVKLMTFDGKEDVLSLPKFVATLKLQMVTQQAITDAEKIAFFAQHLTGNAVTWALNWVDEPPTDATWENFIKDFESHYTSKIDIHKLLNFIHNINEASIGIERYNASYRRLIALLPKDLWSEKAILAQYARNLSPTTYERIAAAEPSTLKKAMVIAYETIPIQSREFSTGTQQSFNLPMGTQQSRMTPVLGINQVMAYNQTNDLNEYTISAVQRRGLISREECIQKNQCFNYKKPGHRLDQCRTRPAGPNPNHY; translated from the coding sequence ATGTCAACTAACAACCCCTTCAGAACCCCATTAGGTCATAGCGAAACAAAACCCATCGATACCAAAGTCAAACTAATGACTTTCGATGGAAAGGAAGACGTTCTATCACTACCAAAGTTTGTAGCTACCTTAAAACTACAAATGGTGACCCAACAAGCCATTACCGATGCTGAAAAGATTGCGTTCTTTGCCCAACATTTAACAGGAAACGCAGTCACATGGGCACTTAACTGGGTTGATGAGCCACCAACAGATGCTACATGGGAGAATTTCATTAAGGATTTCGAAAGTCATTATACCAGTAAAATTGATATCCATAAGCTTTTAAACTTTATTCacaatattaatgaagCCAGTATAGGTATTGAACGCTATAACGCATCATATCGAAGACTTATCGCTCTATTGCCAAAGGACCTGTGGTCCGAGAAGGCCATCTTGGCTCAATACGCCAGAAACCTATCCCCAACAACCTATGAAAGAATTGCCGCTGCTGAACCTTCAACACTAAAGAAGGCAATGGTAATCGCTTATGAAACGATTCCTATTCAAAGCAGGGAATTTTCCACAGGAACCCAGCAGAGCTTCAATTTGCCTATGGGCACCCAACAATCCAGAATGACACCCGTACTAGGGATCAACCAAGTTATGGCATACAACCAAACAAATGACCTTAATGAATATACAATATCTGCAGTTCAACGTAGAGGCCTGATTTCTAGGGAAGAATGCATCCAGAAAAACCAATGCTTCAACTATAAGAAACCAGGCCACCGCCTAGATCAGTGTAGAACTCGTCCTGCAGGGCCAAACCCAAACCACTACTAA
- the TBLA0A07935 gene encoding alpha/beta hydrolase (similar to Saccharomyces cerevisiae YNL320W; ancestral locus Anc_3.21) encodes MSVSYDYSDVRELPYQNNYSYSYFNNKSLNNKSILSLMVVVTTLLGATSLSMSVLYLCQNKLIYPSWIKGARNHVENPESFGIPYKRIKLITKDKVSLEAYDMRIKNSLKDEKNQINTTVLILCPNSGNIGNFLPIAYKFYNLFNFNVILYSYRGYGNSNGSPSETGLKKDADCIMNYLMNNKYHQNNRILLYGQSLGGAIAIYIANKYPNFIDGMVIENTFLSIPKMLNDHLKFNIKFLLHEIWNNEVLINQLRDDLPVLFLSGSKDEKILPKQMETLYDKCSSDDKLIHKFPNGNHYNTINQPKYWAVIDKFLKEFN; translated from the coding sequence ATGAGTGTGTCTTATGATTATTCTGATGTCAGAGAACTTCCATATcagaataattattcatattcctattttaataacaaaAGCCTAAATAACAAAAGCATATTATCTTTGATGGTTGTTGTTACTACATTACTTGGAGCAACATCACTTTCGATGTCTGTATTATATCTATGTCAgaataaattgatttatcCGTCATGGATCAAAGGTGCACGTAACCATGTAGAAAACCCTGAAAGTTTTGGTATACCGTATAAAAGaatcaaattaattacAAAGGATAAAGTTTCATTAGAAGCTTACGATATgagaattaaaaattctcttaaggatgaaaaaaatcaaattaatacCACTGTATTGATCTTATGTCCGAATTCAGGCAATATTGGGAACTTTTTACCCATTGCTTATAAAttctataatttatttaacttCAATGTTATTCTTTATTCATATCGTGGGTACGGTAATTCTAATGGTTCACCTTCTGAAACTGGGTTGAAAAAAGATGCAGATTGcataatgaattatttgatgaataataaatatcatcaaaataatagaatccTATTATATGGTCAATCATTAGGTGGTGCTATTGCAATTTATATTGCTAATAAATATCCTAATTTCATTGATGGTATGGTAATAGAAAAtacatttttatcaataccaaaaatgttaaatgatcatttaaaatttaatataaaatttttattacatGAAATTTGGAATAATGAAGTTTTAATTAATCAACTTCGTGATGATTTACCAGTTTTATTCCTAAGTGGTTCcaaagatgaaaaaattttaccCAAGCAAATGGAGACTTTATATGATAAATGTTCCAGCGATGATAAACTAATTCATAAATTTCCTAATGGTAATCATTATAATACTATTAATCAACCCAAATATTGGGCAGtcattgataaatttttaaaagaatttaattaa
- the PFK27 gene encoding 6-phosphofructo-2-kinase (similar to Saccharomyces cerevisiae PFK27 (YOL136C); ancestral locus Anc_3.26): MMRSFSINSSDSELYSMPNDSLSSCSSSAFIKGLPQTNTSSTHLMTSIGLTTSNNSSSNSPMTPSSPNLSSTDLSSNMSINNSTNTNPSSSIKKNNFYVNQQRKAKFVVILMGLPATGKSTIASQLIEYLKSSSFYANTSLEPPFNCSSPFDTSKLRYEIYNAGNVRRNLSHNTLYELKNKSFENNNNHSNYSDVFDPKNSLQKENFARITLHNLLDDIDADKVDFAIFDATNSTTKRRHYVLRQLSSYNLNPYSNFIISPIVLEIKCNHPNFIKFNIHNKSFNKDYFDKPYNFSVTDFSKRLKTYRSQYSPFKQIEFDSYIEATTNVRSLYTPPDEFLNVYHGCAYFSIVNLGIENSSDFNLKHFYKDCPNEPKFIVNLISSFTKNYNHLFGKHYFNIVNEFFNTNINMEKQEKLSVLDKIINKDYLHSILT, encoded by the coding sequence ATGATGAGATCATTCTCAATAAACTCAAGTGATTCGGAATTATATTCAATGCCCAACGACTCTTTAAGCAGTTGTTCTTCCTCCGCATTCATTAAAGGTTTGCCACAAACAAATACAAGCTCTACACACTTGATGACTTCCATAGGTTTAACAACGTCCAATAATTCCTCGTCAAATAGTCCCATGACGCCGTCATCTCCGAATTTGTCGTCTACTGACTTATCTTCAAATATGAGTATCAATAATTcaacaaatacaaatcCAAGTTCCTCCATCAAgaagaataatttttatgtTAATCAACAGAGAAAAGCTAAATTTGTAGTTATTTTAATGGGATTACCGGCTACTGGTAAATCCACCATTGCTTCTCAATTgattgaatatttgaaatcttcatctttttaTGCAAACACCTCTTTGGAGCCACCTTTTAATTGCTCATCTCCATTTGATACTTCCAAATTACGttatgaaatatataaCGCAGGTAACGTGAGAAGAAATTTATCTCATAATACTTTatatgaattgaaaaataaatcttttgaaaataataataatcattcCAATTATTCGGATGTTTTTGATCCTAAAAATAGTTTACAAAAGGAAAATTTTGCAAGAATTACTTTACACAATCTTTTAGATGATATTGATGCTGATAAAGTGGATTTCGCCATTTTTGATGCAACAAATTCCACTACAAAGAGAAGACATTATGTTTTACGTCAATTATCttcttataatttaaatccttattctaattttatcatttctCCAATTGTTTTGGAAATTAAATGTAATCATcctaatttcattaaatttaatatccaTAATAAGTCGtttaataaagattatTTCGATAAAccttataatttttctgtGACTGATTTTTCCAAAAGATTGAAGACTTATAGAAGTCAATATTCTCCATTTAAACAAATCGAATTTGATTCCTATATAGAGGCAACTACGAACGTAAGATCTCTATACACACCACcagatgaatttttaaacgTTTATCACGGTTGTGCTTATTTTTCCATTGTCAATTTAGGAATTGAAAACTCAAgtgattttaatttgaaaCATTTCTATAAGGATTGTCCAAATGAACCAAAATTCAttgttaatttaatttcaagCTTTACCAAGAATTATAACCATTTGTTTGGGAaacattattttaatattgtaAATGAGTTCTTTAATACCAATATTAACATGgaaaaacaagaaaaattaagtGTTTTGGATAAGATTATCAACAAGGATTATTTACATTCCATTTTAACTTAA
- the PUS4 gene encoding pseudouridine synthase PUS4 (similar to Saccharomyces cerevisiae PUS4 (YNL292W); ancestral locus Anc_3.67), with the protein MNGIFAIEKPSGITSNQFLQKLQNVLAHSQVFSKSIQAATSERAAEYERQTGKKPSKRKLRKVMKVKMGHGGTLDPLASGVLVIGIGSGTKKLSNYLNGCVKEYESKALFGIGTTSGDVEGDILSECSTKQLNWDDLNTAKEKFLGKLKQTPPIYAALKMNGKPLHEYARAGIPLPRKIEPRQVEIHELEIFKDSLTKDHGFKFLRPKDEETVETIKKLEMNANMLEDKLYYSTEYCAKNGIENEEVEYSPIPLTEEEKSLLNEQGENYQAPLLHMRAKVSSGTYIRSLISDIGKSQGSAAYMVQLIRTSQSEWSLTRQNVFKMEDFTERDEEVWRPVLEKVLAAGGDNTNIDESLKASQETFDKIKKTSQNIETMDQDKSQNGTDIDPSHTKEGQTESNPANKRTAEEANL; encoded by the coding sequence atGAATGGTATTTTTGCCATTGAGAAGCCAAGTGGTATTACATCGAATCAATTCTTgcaaaaattacaaaatgtCTTAGCTCATAGTCAagtattttctaaatcCATTCAGGCTGCCACCAGTGAAAGAGCTGCAGAATATGAAAGACAAACAGGTAAGAAACCAAGTAAGAGAAAATTACGTAAAGTGATGAAGGTTAAAATGGGACATGGTGGTACATTAGATCCATTGGCATCTGGTGTGTTAGTTATTGGTATTGGATCTGGGACTAAAAAGCTAAGTAATTATCTGAATGGCTGTGTAAAAGAATATGAAAGTAAGGCACTTTTCGGTATTGGCACAACCTCTGGTGACGTCGAAGGTGATATCTTGAGTGAATGCAGTActaaacaattaaattgGGATGATTTGAATACTGCCAAAGAGAAATTCTTGGGGAAATTGAAGCAAACACCACCCATTTATGCAGCATTAAAGATGAATGGTAAACCTTTACATGAATATGCTAGAGCTGGTATCCCATTGCCAAGGAAAATCGAACCAAGACAAGTGGAAATCCATGAATTGGAGATCTTCAAAGATTCATTAACCAAAGATCAtggttttaaatttctacGTCCCAAAGATGAGGAAACCGTTGAAACAATTAAGAAATTAGAAATGAACGCTAATATGTTGGAAGATAAGTTATATTATTCTACAGAATATTGTGCCAAAAATGGTATAGAAAACGAAGAGGTGGAATACAGCCCTATCCCTTTaacagaagaagaaaaatcatTGCTAAACGAACAAGGTGAGAATTACCAAGCACCATTATTACATATGCGAGCTAAAGTGTCAAGTGGTACTTATATCCGATCTTTAATTAGTGACATTGGTAAAAGTCAAGGTTCAGCAGCCTATATGGTTCAATTAATTCGTACTAGTCAAAGTGAATGGAGCTTAACCCGCCAAAATGTTTTCAAAATGGAAGATTTCACAGAAAGAGACGAAGAAGTGTGGAGGCCAGTTCTTGAAAAAGTCTTGGCGGCTGGTGGCGATAACACAAACATCGATGAATCATTAAAGGCTTCCCAAGAGACTTTtgacaaaataaaaaagactagtcaaaatattgaaactaTGGATCAAGATAAATCCCAAAATGGAACTGATATTGATCCATCACATACAAAAGAAGGCCAAACTGAATCAAACCCTGCAAATAAAAGAACTGCAGAAGAGGCCAATCTTTAA
- the CAF40 gene encoding CCR4-NOT core subunit CAF40 (similar to Saccharomyces cerevisiae CAF40 (YNL288W); ancestral locus Anc_3.72): MFATQNQVAGTTSGQASNKSNSVPGLGMQGPMSVLPPPPGQLPPGQIPGQMPGQMPPLSNQMGPPNQLQGQLPLPIQLALQQQQQQQQQQSQIATPVPNKPELQGLTNNPPLINNSNAGNIPLNKTNPSSQTPAPKLKQGSGSHALDDPNVFHWICQLTYGPKKEQALLELGRQREQFDDLAVVLWSSFGVMTSLLDEIISVYPLLQPPLLSNELSNRVCNALVLLQCVAQHPDTKHLFLQAHIPLFLFPFLNTTSRQRAFEYLRLTSLGVVGALVKNDSQDVIKFLLRTDIIPLCLKIMESSSELSKTVAIFILQKILLDDLGLQYICATLDRFYAVTNVLKNMIDQLTVNTPPGRLLKHIIRCYLRLSDKLEARSLLKVILPTKLRDNTFAEVLNDDLTSKRCLAQLLLTLNEEPR; this comes from the coding sequence ATGTTTGCTACTCAAAATCAAGTAGCAGGAACAACATCTGGACAAGCAAGTAACAAAAGTAATTCTGTTCCAGGCTTAGGAATGCAAGGTCCGATGTCAGTTCTTCCACCTCCACCAGGTCAACTTCCTCCTGGTCAAATACCAGGCCAAATGCCAGGCCAAATGCCACCTCTGTCCAACCAAATGGGTCCACCTAATCAATTACAGGGCCAGTTACCATTACCAATTCAGCTAGCATTACagcagcaacagcaacagcagcAGCAACAATCACAAATTGCTACTCCAGTTCCAAATAAACCAGAACTTCAAGGACTAACCAACAACCCACCGTTAATCAATAACAGTAATGCTGGAAATATTCCattaaacaaaacaaatCCTTCTTCTCAGACTCCAGCTCCTAAATTGAAACAAGGATCTGGTTCACATGCTCTTGATGATCCAAATGTCTTCCATTGGATCTGTCAATTGACATATGGACCCAAAAAGGAGCAGGCGTTACTTGAGTTAGGTCGTCAAAGAGAACAATTTGATGATCTTGCTGTTGTATTATGGTCTTCATTTGGTGTAATGACATCTTTATTGGATGAAATCATATCTGTTTACCCATTGCTACAACcaccattattatcaaatgaaTTATCTAATCGAGTTTGTAATGCACTTGTATTACTTCAATGTGTTGCTCAACATCCAGATACCaaacatttatttttacaagCTCATattccattatttttattcccTTTCTTGAATACTACATCAAGACAAAGAgcttttgaatatttgagATTGACATCATTGGGTGTAGTTGGTGCATTAGTTAAAAATGATTCACAAGATGTTATTAAATTTCTATTAAGAACAGATATCATTCCATTATGCTTAAAAATTATGGAATCATCTTCTGAGCTATCTAAGACAGTTGCTATTTTcatattacaaaaaattttattagatgatTTAGGTCTACAATATATTTGTGCTACTCTAGATAGATTTTATGCTGTCACAAAtgttttaaagaatatgaTCGATCAACTTACAGTAAATACCCCTCCAGGTAGATTATTAAAGCATATCATAAGATGTTACTTACGATTAAGTGATAAATTAGAAGCTAGAAGTTTGTTGAAAGTAATATTACCAACAAAATTAAGAGATAATACATTTGCGGAAGTTTTAAATGATGACTTAACTTCCAAGAGATGCTTGGcacaattattattgacaTTGAATGAAGAGCCACGATGA
- the TBLA0A07890 gene encoding cyclin family protein (similar to Saccharomyces cerevisiae PCL1 (YNL289W); ancestral locus Anc_3.70), translating to MQEYVQAFNVLMKSPVTDDIIRYVTNCTLKVLPHNNGSQLPSPPSSPVDGKAPSIPKLPSLMTFITRIVRYTNVQVSTLLMTVCYLNKLKKLLPADAVGIPSTIHRLFLACLILSAKFHNDSSPLNVHWANYTNGLFSVKDVNLMERQLLSLLDWNLQLTEHEIILDLQSLLEPIVRDIVVSKHLRAHSHTRSNSRNFTHSRNNSTSSSYLLSLSSSPLTRTNSPYAQQLSRSNSQYGQYPPSLSRSASQYSQHQPEVQLQQPQQQHLQNQYQFNKNIYSYSTSNSAEYDSFKSQAMHKRDLSISSNLSTSTLVDQYSPYENLPMFGGKISPLSTNKNTSPLLIGGLDNWDFDQVMRSHGF from the coding sequence ATGCAAGAATACGTTCAAGCTTTCAATGTCTTAATGAAATCCCCAGTCACTGATGATATTATCAGATATGTCACCAACTGTACTTTGAAAGTTTTACCTCATAACAATGGTTCTCAATTACCATCCCCACCATCATCTCCAGTCGATGGTAAGGCTCCATCTATACCAAAATTACCTTCATTGATGACCTTCATCACTAGAATCGTTAGATATACAAACGTTCAAGTCTCTACTTTATTGATGACTGTTTgctatttgaataaattgaagaaattgttACCTGCAGATGCTGTAGGTATCCCTTCCACCATTCATAGATTATTTTTGGCTTGTTTAATCTTAAGTGCTAAATTCCATAATGATTCATCACCTTTAAACGTCCATTGGGCTAATTACACAAATGGTTTATTTTCTGTGAAAGATGTCAATTTGATGGAAAGacaattattatctttattagatTGGAACTTACAATTAACTGAACACGAAATCATCTTAGATTTACAAAGTTTATTGGAACCAATTGTTCGTGATATTGTCGTTTCTAAACATTTACGTGCTCATTCCCATACTCGTTCCAATTCTCGTAATTTCACTCACTCTCGCAACAATTCAACTTCTTCCTCCTATTTATTGTCACTTTCTTCTTCTCCATTAACACGCACAAATTCTCCATATGCTCAACAATTATCTCGTTCTAATTCTCAATATGGTCAATATCCTCCATCCTTATCCCGTTCAGCTTCTCAATACTCTCAACATCAACCAGAAGTACAATTGCAACAAccacaacaacaacattTACAGAACCAATATCAAtttaataagaatatttattcataCTCTACTTCCAACAGTGCCGAGTACGATTCTTTCAAGTCTCAAGCTATGCATAAGAGAGATTTATCGATTTCTTCTAATCTAAGTACATCTACTTTGGTTGATCAATATTCCCCATACGAAAACTTACCAATGTTTGGAGGTAAAATTTCTCCTTTAtctactaataaaaatacttctccattattaattggCGGTTTGGATAACTGGGATTTTGATCAAGTTATGAGATCTCATGGGTTTTAA
- the ALR1 gene encoding Mg(2+) transporter ALR1 (similar to Saccharomyces cerevisiae ALR1 (YOL130W); ancestral locus Anc_3.38): MTSSSNESVTSATASGDLSRTTSFIESLVSMKTEEHDELYDHRQHTDWASPQATTPLKPIHVTGIPENGPNASLNNSKPSNQVRARSSTNQLRVDTSSRRRLSLYPEDEIKRNPTPVQQNHHLNSHLKPAKSPNRTTHGPSPIYHNDSSSPHSHNLKPHNSNSSEPQQSKLRSRANSIISIHTARSDIPQEHLRRVSSDNPPPKVKGSNPNPNQQQQQQRRASVDSEDSQASRDSQETEEDVCFPMSPQLHTRINGIDFDELEEFAEQSNRLREEYLVSLSQKENSRVEITSNDSTTSSSRSSLSSAALKYTPRNVNAAAHSNSNSDELNEESSEPYDLEKQLPIEPVPQGISFGANKIEDDDEICPIGTGINASSNNVSNKNSSSYGSNSNNSNEDISTPTEFYNSSNTYGGYECPTRFAFICSESGETVHATDIASLVKPGESFANLFRNGKQTWWLDCSCPTDDEMRCIAKTFGIHPLTAEDIRMQETREKVELFKSYYFVCFHTFENDKESEEYLEPINVYMVIFRTGILTFHFAPISHCANVRRRVRQLRDYVDVNADWLCYALIDDITDSFAPVIQSIEYEADTVEDSVFMTRDTDFSMMLQRIGESRRKIMTLMRLLSGKADVIKMFAKRCKDEMNGIGPALTSQINIANLQASSVNYHYSQTIQPRGDIALYLGDIQDHLLTMFQNLSSYEKIFSRSHANYLAQLQVESFNSNNRVTEILSKVTILGTMLVPLNVITGLFGMNVKVPGSDAKNYGWWFGILGVLLFLAVIGWFFATFWVKLEPQSTFSAATESGAKSIITNFLPRGVRRGKRDNNNRYAQRSGTRSNLSFTSLPSKYSRYN; the protein is encoded by the coding sequence ATGacatcttcatcaaatgAATCAGTCACTAGTGCTACTGCCTCTGGTGATTTATCCAGAACTACCTCTTTTATTGAGTCTCTTGTATCAATGAAAACAGAGGAGCATGATGAATTGTACGATCATAGACAACATACTGATTGGGCTTCACCTCAAGCCACTACTCCATTGAAACCGATCCATGTGACTGGTATTCCTGAAAATGGTCCCAATGCGAGTTTAAATAACTCCAAACCGAGCAATCAAGTACGGGCACGAAGTTCAACTAACCAATTACGTGTGGATACATCTAGTAGAAGAAGGTTATCATTGTACCCTGAGGATGAGATTAAGCGTAATCCAACCCCCGTTCAACaaaatcatcatttgaattctCATTTGAAACCTGCAAAATCACCAAATAGAACTACTCATGGTCCTTCTCCAATCTATCATAATGATTCTTCTTCTCCTCATTCTCATAACTTGAAACCtcataattctaattcttcgGAACCACAACAGTCCAAATTAAGATCGAGAGCAAATTCAATCATTTCTATTCATACTGCTAGATCGGATATTCCACAAGAACATTTGAGAAGAGTATCATCTGATAATCCACCTCCAAAGGTTAAAGGTTCAAATCCAAATCCAAATcagcaacaacagcaacaacgTAGGGCATCTGTTGATAGTGAAGATTCACAAGCTTCGAGAGATTCACAAGAAACGGAAGAAGATGTCTGTTTCCCAATGTCCCCACAGTTACATACTCGTATTAATGGTATTGATTTCGATGAATTGGAAGAATTTGCTGAACAATCAAATAGATTAAGAGAAGAATATTTAGTTTCTTTATCTCAAAAGGAAAACTCAAGAGTGGAAATCACATCTAATGATAGTACAACGAGTTCTTCTAGAAGCTCCTTATCATCTGCTGCTTTGAAATATACTCCAAGAAATGTAAATGCAGCAGCCCATTCGAATTCAAATAGTGATGAACTAAACGAAGAAAGTAGTGAACCTTATGACTTAGAAAAGCAATTACCTATTGAACCTGTTCCTCAAGGTATTTCATTTGGTGCTAATAAgattgaagatgatgatgaaatttgTCCAATTGGTACAGGTATTAATGCTAGCAGTAATAATGTGTCAAACAAAAATTCAAGTAGTTATGGCAGTAActctaataatagtaatgagGACATTAGTACCCCAACTGAGTTTTATAATAGTTCCAATACTTATGGCGGGTACGAATGTCCCACTAGATTTGCCTTTATTTGTTCTGAATCAGGAGAAACTGTCCATGCTACAGATATTGCCTCATTAGTTAAACCAGGTGAATCGTTTGCCAATTTGTTTAGAAATGGTAAACAAACTTGGTGGTTAGATTGTAGTTGTCCCACAGATGATGAAATGAGATGTATCGCAAAGACCTTTGGAATCCATCCTTTGACAGCGGAAGATATTAGAATGCAAGAAACTCGTGAAAAAGtggaattatttaaatcatattattttgtttgtttccatacatttgaaaatgataaagaatctgaagaatatttagaaCCAATCAATGTTTATATGGTTATATTTAGAACCGGTATCTTGACATTCCATTTTGCACCAATTTCTCATTGTGCCAATGTCAGAAGAAGAGTTAGACAATTACGTGATTATGTGGATGTTAATGCTGATTGGCTTTGTTATGCTTTGATTGATGATATTACTGATAGTTTTGCACCAGTAATTCAATCTATTGAATATGAAGCAGATACTGTCGAGGACTCTGTGTTTATGACAAGGGATACTGATTTCTCAATGATGTTGCAACGTATTGGTGAAagtagaagaaaaattatgaCCTTGATGAGAttattaagtggtaaagCCGATGTTATTAAGATGTTTGCCAAGAGATGTAAAGATGAAATGAATGGTATTGGACCTGCGTTAACATCtcaaattaatattgcTAATTTACAAGCATCATCGgtgaattatcattattctCAAACGATTCAACCAAGAGGTGATATCGCATTATACTTGGGTGATATCCAAGATCATTTGTTAACTatgtttcaaaatttatcatcCTATGAGAAGATTTTTTCAAGATCACACGCCAATTATTTGGCACAATTACAGGTAGAATCgtttaattctaataatagaGTCACTGAGATTTTAAGTAAAGTCACAATCTTGGGTACGATGCTGGTGCCATTGAATGTGATTACCGGTCTATTTGGTATGAACGTCAAAGTTCCTGGATCGGATGCTAAGAATTATGGATGGTGGTTTGGTATCTTGggtgttttattatttttggcAGTTATAGGTTGGTTCTTTGCAACGTTTTGGGTTAAATTAGAACCTCAAAGCACATTCAGTGCAGCTACTGAAAGTGGTGCTAAATCTATTATAACGAATTTCTTACCAAGAGGTGTTCGTCGTGGGAAACGGGACAATAATAACCGTTATGCGCAAAGGTCAGGGACGCGTTCTAACCTTTCATTTACAAGTTTACCAAGTAAGTACAGTCGTTATAACTGA
- the PHA2 gene encoding prephenate dehydratase PHA2 (similar to Saccharomyces cerevisiae PHA2 (YNL316C); ancestral locus Anc_3.29) — MEKFFNNLDLVTDHVIFLGPYGTYSHQAVMQEFDEDEEIKDGPEKRYIKLVTAKSIVECFEELETNPAVRYAVVPLENSTNGQVVFSYDILRDKVLTTKREEAGKFKNQVLPRLDVIGEQYVNISHCLLCPTVGDEGEETQTDMDRLFSQYKVIRILSHPQVWGQVTEYLNKLQLKYPEIKFEKSDTNSTSEAVFKSVEYERERAKTGGNGVLTLAIASEAASKIFNVTILEKSINDKVGNTTRFLILKKREDTLVRKTIHDKSGDKVNLLTFGIEKNEPGSLVDVLMILKKYQLNMVSVNSRPYNDPSNNDSKKWDYFFYIEFVCERDDIDWNEFYQSIDNNCITWCLWGSFPRNKRYYN; from the coding sequence ATGGAGAAATTCTTCAACAACTTAGATTTGGTGACTGATCATGTCATATTCTTGGGACCCTATGGGACATATTCTCATCAAGCTGTGATGCaagaatttgatgaagatgaagagaTTAAAGATGGGCCAGAGAAGAGATATATCAAATTGGTCACAGCCAAATCTATTGTAGAATGttttgaagaattggaaACCAATCCTGCAGTACGATATGCTGTTGTTCCGTTGGAGAATTCCACCAATGGACAAGTAGTATTCTCGTATGATATCCTAAGAGATAAAGTATTGACTACAAAGAGAGAAGAAGCCGGTAAGTTTAAGAATCAAGTGCTACCCAGATTGGACGTCATTGGTGAGCAATATGTTAATATTAGCCATTGTTTGCTATGTCCAACTGTTGGAGACGAAGGAGAAGAAACTCAAACTGATATGGATAGATTGTTTTCTCAATATAAAGTGATTCGTATTCTTTCTCATCCACAAGTTTGGGGTCAAGTGactgaatatttaaataaattgcaATTGAAATATCCTGAAATTAAATTCGAGAAATCTGATACCAATTCCACTAGTGAAGCTGTTTTTAAATCTGTGGAATATGAAAGAGAAAGAGCTAAAACAGGAGGCAATGGCGTATTGACACTTGCCATTGCCAGTGAAGCTGCATCCAAGATCTTTAATGTGACCATCTTGGAAAAATCCATCAATGATAAAGTCGGTAATACAACACGGTTTTTAATTCTTAAGAAACGAGAGGATACGTTGGTTAGAAAGACAATCCATGATAAAAGTGGTGATAAAGTGAACTTGTTGACATTTGGGATTGAAAAAAACGAACCAGGTTCTCTAGTGGATGttctaatgatattaaaaaaatatcaattgaatatgGTCTCGGTGAATTCAAGACCATACAACGACCCTTCCAATAATGATTCCAAGAAATGGGACTACTTCTTTTACATAGAATTTGTCTGTGAAAGAGACGATATCGATTGGAACGAATTTTACCAATCGATCGATAACAACTGCATCACCTGGTGTCTCTGGGGTTCATTTCCAAGAAACAAGCGTTATTACAATTGA